In the Apteryx mantelli isolate bAptMan1 chromosome 1, bAptMan1.hap1, whole genome shotgun sequence genome, one interval contains:
- the TXN2 gene encoding thioredoxin, mitochondrial isoform X1 — MLGRAWVTSGPGKMAQKLVLRRLLSLAPRTLSPPGPWAGLPPRVPHGPLVPPGPPAPGRALATLAGCGSTFNVQDGSDFQDRVVNNPKPVVVDFHAQWCGPCKILGPRLEKMVAKQEGKVLMAKVDIDDHTDLAIEYEVSAVPTVLAMKNGDVVDKFVGIKDEDQLEAFLKKLIGA, encoded by the exons ATGCTTGGTCGGGCGTGGGTCACCTCCGGGCCCGGAAAG ATGGCCCAGAAGCTGGTGCTCCGGCGGCTGCTGTCCCTTGCCCCCCGCACACTGTCCCCACCAGGACCATGGGCTGGGCTCCCCCCACGAGTGCCCCATGGCCCTCTGGTGCCCCCTGGCCCCCCAGCccctggcagggccctggccacCCTGGCGGGCTGCGGGAGCACCTTTAACGTGCAGGACGGCAGCGACTTCCAGGACCGGGTAGTGAACAACCCCAAACCTGTGGTGGTGGATTTCCATGCACA ATGGTGTGGCCCCTGCAAGATCCTAGGCCCCAGGTTAGAGAAGATGGTGGCCAAGCAGGAGGGGAAGGTGCTGATGGCTAAAGTGGACATTGATGATCACACAGACCTTGCTATTGAATACGAG GTGTCAGCAGTGCCGACCGTGCTGGCTATGAAGAATGGAGATGTTGTGGATAAGTTTGTGGGGATAAAAGATGAGGATCAGCTGGAAGCGTTCCTCAAGAAACTCATTGGAGCCTGA
- the TXN2 gene encoding thioredoxin, mitochondrial isoform X2 encodes MAQKLVLRRLLSLAPRTLSPPGPWAGLPPRVPHGPLVPPGPPAPGRALATLAGCGSTFNVQDGSDFQDRVVNNPKPVVVDFHAQWCGPCKILGPRLEKMVAKQEGKVLMAKVDIDDHTDLAIEYEVSAVPTVLAMKNGDVVDKFVGIKDEDQLEAFLKKLIGA; translated from the exons ATGGCCCAGAAGCTGGTGCTCCGGCGGCTGCTGTCCCTTGCCCCCCGCACACTGTCCCCACCAGGACCATGGGCTGGGCTCCCCCCACGAGTGCCCCATGGCCCTCTGGTGCCCCCTGGCCCCCCAGCccctggcagggccctggccacCCTGGCGGGCTGCGGGAGCACCTTTAACGTGCAGGACGGCAGCGACTTCCAGGACCGGGTAGTGAACAACCCCAAACCTGTGGTGGTGGATTTCCATGCACA ATGGTGTGGCCCCTGCAAGATCCTAGGCCCCAGGTTAGAGAAGATGGTGGCCAAGCAGGAGGGGAAGGTGCTGATGGCTAAAGTGGACATTGATGATCACACAGACCTTGCTATTGAATACGAG GTGTCAGCAGTGCCGACCGTGCTGGCTATGAAGAATGGAGATGTTGTGGATAAGTTTGTGGGGATAAAAGATGAGGATCAGCTGGAAGCGTTCCTCAAGAAACTCATTGGAGCCTGA
- the FOXRED2 gene encoding FAD-dependent oxidoreductase domain-containing protein 2 isoform X1: protein MARAVWGTLLRLTLCTGAVCTTAFLYHDYCVIGAGPSGLQIAYFLQQAGRDYVVFERSHAPGSFFTLYPRHRKLISINKQYTGKSNSEFNLRHDWNSLLSHDHRLLFRHYSHDFFPDADTMVRYLEDFASLLKLQVQYNTAIVHVTLDRDQQAWNGHYFILMDQNRQNYKCSSLLVATGTWVPNVVNFPGSEYVEGYETVSINPEDFAGQTVLILGRGNSAFETAENILGVTNFIHMVSRSRVRLSWATHYVGDLRAINNGLLDTYQLKSLDGLLEGDLEDLAIVKDKKGKLHITLRFYLENRNTSAGIDSITLPQDELDNFATRAPYDRVIRCLGWKFDFSIYNRSLRLMPGKGNKKKYPQIKPSYESRGTRGLFVLGTASHSVDFRKSAGGFIHGFRYTTRAVHHLLENRHHSVPWPSTVYPITQLTNSIIKRVNEASGLYQMFSVLADIILLRENATAFEYLEEYPVGVLAELEAQTGRKAPSGLFVIIMEYGRNFSGADKDVFYYNRAVGEAQHAWQSNFLHPVIYYYKCLPTEQEMRLRPPNWSLPRPDAIHHIVEDFLTDWTAPNAHILPLRRFLENCLGTDLRNFFAESCFLFAFTRQKLPPFCQQGYVRMQGLVGSKRLQRHAVDAGLLEDYTGADLTGDRLLGSPEGSQDQLLRDHAMPVPPLQHLVNAKDEL from the exons ATGGCCCGGGCAGTTTGGGGGACGCTCCTGAGGCTCACCTTGTGCACAGGCGCTGTCTGCACCACTGCTTTTCTCTACCACGACTACTGCGTCATCGGGGCTGGCCCGTCAGGCTTGCAGATAGCCTATTTCCTCCAGCAAGCCGGCAGGGACTACGTAGTCTTTGAGCGCAGCCACGCTCCCGGCAGCTTCTTCACCCTGTATCCTCGCCATCGCAAGCTCATCAGCATCAATAAGCAATATACGGGCAAATCCAACAGCGAGTTCAACCTTCGCCACGACTGGAACTCGCTCCTCAGCCACGACCACCGGCTGCTTTTCCGACACTACTCCCACGACTTCTTCCCCGATGCCGACACGATGGTGCGCTATCTGGAAGACTTTGCTTCCCTGCTGAAGCTGCAGGTCCAGTACAACACGGCCATTGTCCACGTCACGCTAGACAGAGATCAGCAGGCCTGGAACGGCCACTACTTCATCCTGATGGACCAGAACAGACAGAACTACAAATGCAG CTCTTTGTTGGTAGCCACTGGTACGTGGGTCCCCAACGTGGTAAACTTTCCTGGCTCAGAATATGTAGAGGGTTATGAGACTGTGTCCATCAATCCAGAGGATTTTGCTGGCCAAACTGTGTTGATCCTGGGCCGAGGGAACTCTGCCTTTGAGACAGCAGAGAACATTCTGGGCGTCACTAATTTTATCCACATGGTGAGCCGATCCCGTGTTCGTCTCTCTTGGGCCACCCACTACGTTGGAGACCTGAG AGCAATTAACAATGGCCTGCTGGATACATACCAGCTGAAATCTCTTGATGGGCTTTTGGAGGGCGACCTAGAAGATCTGGCTATTGTCaaggacaagaaagggaagttgCACATCACGCTCCGGTTCTACCTGGAGAACAGGAACACCAGCGCAGGCATTGACTCCATCACCCTCCCGCAGGACGAACTGGATAATTTTGCCACCCGTGCACCTTATGACCGTGTCATTCGCTGTCTGGGCTGGAAATTTGACTTCTCTATATACAACAG ATCCCTTAGACTGATGCcaggaaaagggaataaaaagaaGTATCCTCAGATCAAACCCAGTTATGAGTCTAGAGGCACTCGGGGGCTCTTTGTTCTTGGCACTGCTAGCCACTCTGTTGACTTTAGAAAATCTGCTGGGGGCTTCATCCATGGATTCCGGTATACAA CTCGTGCAGTCCACCACCTATTGGAAAACCGTCACCACAGTGTCCCCTGGCCATCCACAGTCTACCCTATTACACAGCTGACCAATTCCATCATCAAGCGGGTGAATGAGGCCTCAGGCCTCTACCAGATGTTCAGTGTCCTGGCTGACATCATACTGCTgagaga GAATGCTACAGCATTTGAATACCTCGAAGAATACCCAGTTGGAGTCCTGGCTGAGCTGGAAGCACAGACAGGGAGAAAAGCTCCCAGTGGACTGTTTGTCATCATTATGGAGTACGGGAGAAATTTCTCTGGGGCCGATAAAGACGTCTTCTACTACAACCGAGCTGTAGGGGAGGCACAGCATGCCTGGCAGTCCAACTTTCTGCACCCTGTTATTTACTATTACAAATGCCTCCCAACAG AGCAGGAGATGAGACTTCGCCCCCCCAACTGGTCTCTTCCCCGCCCAGATGCCATCCATCACATTGTGGAGGATTTTCTGACAGACTGGACGGCCCCGAATGCTCACATCCTGCCACTGAGACGTTTTCTGGAGAACTGCCTCGGCACTGACCTGCGCAATTTCTTTGCAG AATCCTGTTTCCTGTTTGCCTTCACCCGTCAGAAGCTGCCCCCCTTCTGTCAGCAGGGATATGTAAGAATGCAAGGGCTTGTGGGGAGCAAGAGACTCCAGCGCCATGCAGTAGATGCTGGCCTGCTGGAGGATTACACTGGTGCAGACCTTACAGGTGACAGACTCCTTGGCAGCCCTGAGGGGTCACAGGACCAGTTGCTAAGAGATCACGCAATGCCAGTTCCTCCGCTGCAGCATCTTGTTAATGCCAAGGATGAACTTTAA
- the FOXRED2 gene encoding FAD-dependent oxidoreductase domain-containing protein 2 isoform X2, with the protein MARAVWGTLLRLTLCTGAVCTTAFLYHDYCVIGAGPSGLQIAYFLQQAGRDYVVFERSHAPGSFFTLYPRHRKLISINKQYTGKSNSEFNLRHDWNSLLSHDHRLLFRHYSHDFFPDADTMVRYLEDFASLLKLQVQYNTAIVHVTLDRDQQAWNGHYFILMDQNRQNYKCSSLLVATGTWVPNVVNFPGSEYVEGYETVSINPEDFAGQTVLILGRGNSAFETAENILGVTNFIHMVSRSRVRLSWATHYVGDLRAINNGLLDTYQLKSLDGLLEGDLEDLAIVKDKKGKLHITLRFYLENRNTSAGIDSITLPQDELDNFATRAPYDRVIRCLGWKFDFSIYNRSLRLMPGKGNKKKYPQIKPSYESRGTRGLFVLGTASHSVDFRKSAGGFIHGFRYTTRAVHHLLENRHHSVPWPSTVYPITQLTNSIIKRVNEASGLYQMFSVLADIILLRENATAFEYLEEYPVGVLAELEAQTGRKAPSGLFVIIMEYGRNFSGADKDVFYYNRAVGEAQHAWQSNFLHPVIYYYKCLPTEQEMRLRPPNWSLPRPDAIHHIVEDFLTDWTAPNAHILPLRRFLENCLGTDLRNFFAVQARDAILHLSSSAVSSWLLCCHPGQGARILFPVCLHPSEAAPLLSAGICKNARACGEQETPAPCSRCWPAGGLHWCRPYR; encoded by the exons ATGGCCCGGGCAGTTTGGGGGACGCTCCTGAGGCTCACCTTGTGCACAGGCGCTGTCTGCACCACTGCTTTTCTCTACCACGACTACTGCGTCATCGGGGCTGGCCCGTCAGGCTTGCAGATAGCCTATTTCCTCCAGCAAGCCGGCAGGGACTACGTAGTCTTTGAGCGCAGCCACGCTCCCGGCAGCTTCTTCACCCTGTATCCTCGCCATCGCAAGCTCATCAGCATCAATAAGCAATATACGGGCAAATCCAACAGCGAGTTCAACCTTCGCCACGACTGGAACTCGCTCCTCAGCCACGACCACCGGCTGCTTTTCCGACACTACTCCCACGACTTCTTCCCCGATGCCGACACGATGGTGCGCTATCTGGAAGACTTTGCTTCCCTGCTGAAGCTGCAGGTCCAGTACAACACGGCCATTGTCCACGTCACGCTAGACAGAGATCAGCAGGCCTGGAACGGCCACTACTTCATCCTGATGGACCAGAACAGACAGAACTACAAATGCAG CTCTTTGTTGGTAGCCACTGGTACGTGGGTCCCCAACGTGGTAAACTTTCCTGGCTCAGAATATGTAGAGGGTTATGAGACTGTGTCCATCAATCCAGAGGATTTTGCTGGCCAAACTGTGTTGATCCTGGGCCGAGGGAACTCTGCCTTTGAGACAGCAGAGAACATTCTGGGCGTCACTAATTTTATCCACATGGTGAGCCGATCCCGTGTTCGTCTCTCTTGGGCCACCCACTACGTTGGAGACCTGAG AGCAATTAACAATGGCCTGCTGGATACATACCAGCTGAAATCTCTTGATGGGCTTTTGGAGGGCGACCTAGAAGATCTGGCTATTGTCaaggacaagaaagggaagttgCACATCACGCTCCGGTTCTACCTGGAGAACAGGAACACCAGCGCAGGCATTGACTCCATCACCCTCCCGCAGGACGAACTGGATAATTTTGCCACCCGTGCACCTTATGACCGTGTCATTCGCTGTCTGGGCTGGAAATTTGACTTCTCTATATACAACAG ATCCCTTAGACTGATGCcaggaaaagggaataaaaagaaGTATCCTCAGATCAAACCCAGTTATGAGTCTAGAGGCACTCGGGGGCTCTTTGTTCTTGGCACTGCTAGCCACTCTGTTGACTTTAGAAAATCTGCTGGGGGCTTCATCCATGGATTCCGGTATACAA CTCGTGCAGTCCACCACCTATTGGAAAACCGTCACCACAGTGTCCCCTGGCCATCCACAGTCTACCCTATTACACAGCTGACCAATTCCATCATCAAGCGGGTGAATGAGGCCTCAGGCCTCTACCAGATGTTCAGTGTCCTGGCTGACATCATACTGCTgagaga GAATGCTACAGCATTTGAATACCTCGAAGAATACCCAGTTGGAGTCCTGGCTGAGCTGGAAGCACAGACAGGGAGAAAAGCTCCCAGTGGACTGTTTGTCATCATTATGGAGTACGGGAGAAATTTCTCTGGGGCCGATAAAGACGTCTTCTACTACAACCGAGCTGTAGGGGAGGCACAGCATGCCTGGCAGTCCAACTTTCTGCACCCTGTTATTTACTATTACAAATGCCTCCCAACAG AGCAGGAGATGAGACTTCGCCCCCCCAACTGGTCTCTTCCCCGCCCAGATGCCATCCATCACATTGTGGAGGATTTTCTGACAGACTGGACGGCCCCGAATGCTCACATCCTGCCACTGAGACGTTTTCTGGAGAACTGCCTCGGCACTGACCTGCGCAATTTCTTTGCAG TGCAGGCTAGAGATGCCATCCTACATCTCTCAAGCTCTGCAGTATCAAGTTGGTTACTCTGCTGCCATCCAGGGcagggtgccag AATCCTGTTTCCTGTTTGCCTTCACCCGTCAGAAGCTGCCCCCCTTCTGTCAGCAGGGATATGTAAGAATGCAAGGGCTTGTGGGGAGCAAGAGACTCCAGCGCCATGCAGTAGATGCTGGCCTGCTGGAGGATTACACTGGTGCAGACCTTACAGGTGA
- the EIF3D gene encoding eukaryotic translation initiation factor 3 subunit D isoform X2: MAKFVTPVIQDNPSGWGPCAVPEQFRDMPYQPFSKGDRLGKVADWTGATYQDKRYTNKYSSQFGGGSQYAYFHEEDETSFQLVDTARTQKTAYQRNRMRFAQRNLRRDKDRRNMLQFSMQTLPKSAKQKERDRLRLQKKFQKQFGVRQKWDQKSQKPRDSSVEVRSDWEVKEEMDFPRLMKMRYLEVSEPQDIECCGALEYYDKAFDRITTRNEKLLRSIKRIFHTVTTTDDPVIRKLAKTQGNVFATDAILATLMSCTRSVYSWDIIVQRVGSKLFFDKRDNSDFDLLTVSETANEPPQEEGNSFNSPRNLAMEATYINHNFSQQCLRMGKEKYKFPNPNPFVEDDMDKNEVASVAYRYRRWKLGDDIDLIVRCEHDGVMTGANGEVSFINIKTLNEWDSRYCNGVDWRQKLDSQRGAVIATELKNNSYKLARWTCCALLAGSEYLKLGYVSRYHVKDSARHVILGTQQFKPNEFASQINLSIENAWGILRCVIDICMKLDEGKYLILKDPNKQVIRIYSLPDGTFSSDEDEEDEEEEEEEEEEES, translated from the exons ATGGCCAAGTTTGTGACACCCGTGATCCAGGACAACCCCTCTGGCTGGGGCCCTTGTGCTGTGCCCGAGCAGTTCAGGGATATGCCATATCAGCCCTTCAGTAAAGGAGACCGCCTGGGAAAG GTTGCAGACTGGACAGGAGCCACATATCAGGATAAGAGATATACAA acaAGTACTCTTCACAGTTTGGTGGAGGAAGCCAATATGCATATTTTCATGAGGAGGATGAGACTAGCTTCCAGTTGGTGGATACGGCACGAACACAGAAAACCGCATACCAGAGGAATCGTATGCGATTTGCACAG AGGAACCTTCGGAGAGACAAGGACCGTCGGAACATGCTGCAGTTCAGTATGCAGACGCTGCCAAAGAGTGCCAAGCAGAAGGAGAG AGACCGTTTGCGTCTACAGAAGAAGTTTCAGAAACAGTTTGGAGTGAGGCAGAAATGGGACCAAAAATCACAG AAGCCTCGTGACTCCTCTGTTGAAGTTCGCAGTGACTGGGAGGTGAAGGAAGAGATGGACTTCCCTCGACTGATGAAGATGCGCTACCTGGAGGTGTCAGAGCCACAGGACAT AGAGTGCTGTGGAGCCTTGGAATACTATGATAAAGCCTTTGACCGCATTACAACAAGGAATGAGAAGCTACTGAGGAGCATTAAGCGCATCTTCCATACTGTCACTACTACTGATGACCCAGTTATCCGAAAG CTGGCAAAGACCCAAGGAAATGTGTTTGCCACAGATGCCATCCTGGCCACACTGATGAGTTGCACTCGCTCTGTGTATTCCTGGGACATCATTGTCCAGAGAGTTGGATCCAAGCTCTTCTTTGACAAGAGGGACAATTCTGATTTTG ACCTACTGACAGTGAGTGAAACAGCTAATGAACCACCACAGGAAGAGGGCAACTCATTTAATTCTCCACGCAACCTTGCCATGGAGGCTACCTACATCAACCATAACTTCTCCCAACAGTGTCTGAGGATG ggaaaggaaaaatacaagTTTCCCAACCCAAACCCCTTTGTGGAGGATGACATGGATAAAAATGAAGTAGCCTCTGTTGCGTACAG ATACCGAAGGTGGAAGCTGGGAGATGATATAGATCTCATTGTCCGCTGTGAACACGATGGAGTGATGACGGGAGCTAATGGAGAGGTGTCATTCATCAACATCAAAACACTGAACGAATGGGATTCCAGG TATTGCAATGGAGTAGACTGGCGCCAGAAGCTTGATTCTCAGAGAGGAGCCGTGATTGCCACAGAGTTGAAAAACAACAGCTACAAATTAGCCCGTTGGACATGTTGTGCGCTGCTGGCTGGATCAGAATATCTTAAACTCGG GTATGTATCTCGTTACCATGTGAAGGACTCTGCCCGACATGTGATCCTGGGCACGCAGCAGTTCAAGCCAAATGAGTTTGCCAGCCAGATTAATCTGAGTATAGAGAATGCCTGGGGCATCCTGCGATGTGTCATTGACATCTGCATGAAACTAGATGAGGGAAAGTACCTCATCCTCAAAGACCCCAACAAGCAAGTGATCCGTATCTACAGCTTGCCTGATGGCACCTTCAGCTCTGATGAAGATGAGGaagatgaagaggaagaggaggaagaggaag aGGAAGAGAGCTGA
- the EIF3D gene encoding eukaryotic translation initiation factor 3 subunit D isoform X1, whose translation MAKFVTPVIQDNPSGWGPCAVPEQFRDMPYQPFSKGDRLGKVADWTGATYQDKRYTNKYSSQFGGGSQYAYFHEEDETSFQLVDTARTQKTAYQRNRMRFAQRNLRRDKDRRNMLQFSMQTLPKSAKQKERDRLRLQKKFQKQFGVRQKWDQKSQQKPRDSSVEVRSDWEVKEEMDFPRLMKMRYLEVSEPQDIECCGALEYYDKAFDRITTRNEKLLRSIKRIFHTVTTTDDPVIRKLAKTQGNVFATDAILATLMSCTRSVYSWDIIVQRVGSKLFFDKRDNSDFDLLTVSETANEPPQEEGNSFNSPRNLAMEATYINHNFSQQCLRMGKEKYKFPNPNPFVEDDMDKNEVASVAYRYRRWKLGDDIDLIVRCEHDGVMTGANGEVSFINIKTLNEWDSRYCNGVDWRQKLDSQRGAVIATELKNNSYKLARWTCCALLAGSEYLKLGYVSRYHVKDSARHVILGTQQFKPNEFASQINLSIENAWGILRCVIDICMKLDEGKYLILKDPNKQVIRIYSLPDGTFSSDEDEEDEEEEEEEEEEES comes from the exons ATGGCCAAGTTTGTGACACCCGTGATCCAGGACAACCCCTCTGGCTGGGGCCCTTGTGCTGTGCCCGAGCAGTTCAGGGATATGCCATATCAGCCCTTCAGTAAAGGAGACCGCCTGGGAAAG GTTGCAGACTGGACAGGAGCCACATATCAGGATAAGAGATATACAA acaAGTACTCTTCACAGTTTGGTGGAGGAAGCCAATATGCATATTTTCATGAGGAGGATGAGACTAGCTTCCAGTTGGTGGATACGGCACGAACACAGAAAACCGCATACCAGAGGAATCGTATGCGATTTGCACAG AGGAACCTTCGGAGAGACAAGGACCGTCGGAACATGCTGCAGTTCAGTATGCAGACGCTGCCAAAGAGTGCCAAGCAGAAGGAGAG AGACCGTTTGCGTCTACAGAAGAAGTTTCAGAAACAGTTTGGAGTGAGGCAGAAATGGGACCAAAAATCACAG CAGAAGCCTCGTGACTCCTCTGTTGAAGTTCGCAGTGACTGGGAGGTGAAGGAAGAGATGGACTTCCCTCGACTGATGAAGATGCGCTACCTGGAGGTGTCAGAGCCACAGGACAT AGAGTGCTGTGGAGCCTTGGAATACTATGATAAAGCCTTTGACCGCATTACAACAAGGAATGAGAAGCTACTGAGGAGCATTAAGCGCATCTTCCATACTGTCACTACTACTGATGACCCAGTTATCCGAAAG CTGGCAAAGACCCAAGGAAATGTGTTTGCCACAGATGCCATCCTGGCCACACTGATGAGTTGCACTCGCTCTGTGTATTCCTGGGACATCATTGTCCAGAGAGTTGGATCCAAGCTCTTCTTTGACAAGAGGGACAATTCTGATTTTG ACCTACTGACAGTGAGTGAAACAGCTAATGAACCACCACAGGAAGAGGGCAACTCATTTAATTCTCCACGCAACCTTGCCATGGAGGCTACCTACATCAACCATAACTTCTCCCAACAGTGTCTGAGGATG ggaaaggaaaaatacaagTTTCCCAACCCAAACCCCTTTGTGGAGGATGACATGGATAAAAATGAAGTAGCCTCTGTTGCGTACAG ATACCGAAGGTGGAAGCTGGGAGATGATATAGATCTCATTGTCCGCTGTGAACACGATGGAGTGATGACGGGAGCTAATGGAGAGGTGTCATTCATCAACATCAAAACACTGAACGAATGGGATTCCAGG TATTGCAATGGAGTAGACTGGCGCCAGAAGCTTGATTCTCAGAGAGGAGCCGTGATTGCCACAGAGTTGAAAAACAACAGCTACAAATTAGCCCGTTGGACATGTTGTGCGCTGCTGGCTGGATCAGAATATCTTAAACTCGG GTATGTATCTCGTTACCATGTGAAGGACTCTGCCCGACATGTGATCCTGGGCACGCAGCAGTTCAAGCCAAATGAGTTTGCCAGCCAGATTAATCTGAGTATAGAGAATGCCTGGGGCATCCTGCGATGTGTCATTGACATCTGCATGAAACTAGATGAGGGAAAGTACCTCATCCTCAAAGACCCCAACAAGCAAGTGATCCGTATCTACAGCTTGCCTGATGGCACCTTCAGCTCTGATGAAGATGAGGaagatgaagaggaagaggaggaagaggaag aGGAAGAGAGCTGA